The following proteins are co-located in the Solanum pennellii chromosome 1, SPENNV200 genome:
- the LOC107005902 gene encoding protein transport protein SEC23: MAKRPESSVGYSVTIPTPQQGTQSPRPDTVFSPPPFPSSSAGPIFPPPIVQPNQIPSPSIKTPNLPSPANGVRTGSPAPHLSTPPGPPVFSSPLQPAAVPFRTSPATPQPIAYSSASSLPTSSPPQFSNGSVELHHQISDVTEDWTPTAESPNVLFSAHKVLKQKKLANIPSLGFGALVSSGREMSPGPQMIQRDPHRCHNCGAYANLYCNILPGSGQWQCVICRNLNGSEGDYIASNKEELRNVPELSLPSVDYVQTGNKRPGFFPVSDSRVSAPVVLVIDECLDEPHLQHFQSSLHAFVDSLPPTTRLGIVTYGSTVSVYDFSEESIASADVLPGNKSPDQESLKALIYGTGIYLSPMHASLPVAHSIFSSLRPYKLDIPEASRDRCLGTAVEVASAIIQGPSAEMSQGVVKRPGGNSRIIVCAGGPNTCGPGSVPHSFSHPNYAHMEKIALKWMETLGREAFRKNTVIDILCAGTCPVRVPVLQPLAKASGGVLILHDDFGEAFGVNLQRASGRAAGSHGLLEVRCSEDIFVSQVIGPGEEAHVDSNEVFKNDDALVIQMLSIEETQSFALSMETKRDIKRDFVYFQFAFKFSDVYQSDITRVISVRLPTVDSVSSYLQSVQDEVAAVLIAKRTLLRAKNANDALDMRATIDERIKDITSKFGSQMPKSKLYQFPRELLLLPEVLFHLRRGPLLGSILGHEDERSVLRNLFLNAAFDLSLRMVAPRCLMHRQGGTFEELPAYNLAMQSDAAVVLDHGTDVFIWLGAELDAQEGKGAAALAACRTLAEELTEMRFPAPRILAFKEGSSQARYFVSRLIPAHKDPPYEQEARFPQLRTLTAEQRTKLKSSFLYFDDPSFCEWMRSLKVLPPEPS; encoded by the exons ATGGCGAAGCGACCTGAATCATCAGTTGGATACTCTGTTACTATTCCAACCCCTCAGCAAGGGACTCAGTCACCTAGACCTGACACTGTATTTAGTCCTCCTCCTTTCCCATCATCCTCAGCAGGTCCTATATTTCCTCCACCAATTGTTCAACCAAACCAGATTCCTTCGCCGTCTATCAAGACTCCCAATTTACCATCACCTGCTAATGGAGTTAGAACTGGAAGCCCTGCTCCTCATCTAAGCACCCCACCTGGTCCTCCTGTGTTTTCGTCGCCGCTACAACCAGCTGCTGTGCCATTCAGAACTTCTCCAGCCACCCCTCAGCCTATTGCGTATTCCTCTGCTTCATCTCTGCCCACATCATCACCTCCCCAGTTTTCAAATGGGTCTGTTGAGCTGCATCACCAAATTTCTGATGTTACTGAAGATTGGACACCTACTGCAGAATCTCCAAATGTTCTATTCTCGGCTCACAAG GTGTTGAAGCAGAAAAAACTTGCAAATATTCCAAGTCTAGGATTTGGTGCATTAGTTTCCTCCGGAAGGGAGATGTCACCTGGTCCGCAAATGATACAACGCGATCCCCATCGTTGCCATAATTGTGGCGCATACGCAAATCTTTATTGCAACATTTTACCTGGCTCAGGTCAGTGGCAGTGTGTGATATGTCGTAACCTCAATGGAAGTGAAGGGGACTATATAGCTTCCAACAAGGAAGAACTGCGCAATGTGCCAGAACTATCATTACCTTCAGTTGATTATGTCCAAACAGGGAACAAGAGGCCTGGTTTCTTTCCAGTGTCCGATTCCAGAGTGTCGGCACCAGTTGTTCTTGTAATAGACGAGTGCTTAGATGAACCTCATCTCCAGCATTTTCAGAGCTCATTGCATGCATTTGTGGATTCTTTGCCTCCAACAACAAGACTGGGGATTGTCACATATGGCAGCACGGTCTCTGTATATGATTTTTCTGAAGAATCGATTGCATCCGCTGATGTATTACCTGGTAACAAATCACCAGACCAAGAGTCTTTGAAGGCATTGATTTATGGGACCGGGATATACTTGTCTCCTATGCACGCATCTCTTCCTGTTGCACACTCAATATTCTCATCATTGAGGCCATACAAACTGGATATTCCAGAAGCTTCTAGAGATCGTTGCCTGGGTACAGCAGTTGAAGTTGCTTCGGCAATTATTCAAGGTCCATCGGCGGAAATGTCACAGGGTGTTGTTAAAAGGCCTGGTGGGAACAGCAGAATTATTGTTTGTGCTGGTGGACCAAATACATGTGGCCCTGGATCGGTTCCTCATTCTTTCTCACATCCAAACTATGCTCATATGGAGAAAATTGCATTGAAGTGGATGGAAACCCTAGGTCGTGAGGCATTCAGGAAAAACACAGTTATTGACATATTATGTGCAGGCACATGTCCAGTAAGAGTGCCTGTCCTGCAACCTCTTGCTAAAGCCTCGGGGGGTGTACTTATTCTCCACGATGATTTTGGAGAGGCTTTTGGTGTAAACTTGCAGAGAGCATCTGGGAGGGCTGCAGGTTCACATGGTTTACTTGAGGTCCGCTGTTCTGAGGATATTTTTGTTAGTCAAGTTATAGGGCCTGGTGAAGAGGCGCATGTGGACAGCAACGAAGTGTTTAAAAATGATGATGCTCTTGTCATTCAAATGCTAAGCATCGAAGAAACACAAAGTTTTGCATTATCAATGGAAACCAAGAGAGACATTAAGCGTGATTTTGTGTATTTCCAGTTTGCATTTAAGTTTTCTGATGTCTACCAATCGGATATCACCAGAGTCATCTCTGTTCGGTTGCCTACTGTGGACAGTGTTTCATCATATCTTCAAAGTGTTCAAGATGAAGTGGCTGCTGTTCTCATTGCCAAAAGGACACTTTTGAGAGCCAAGAATGCCAATGATGCACTTGATATGCGAGCCACGATTGATGAAAGAATCAAAGATATAACAAGCAAGTTTGGTTCTCAAATGCCCAAATCAAAGCTCTATCAGTTCCCGAGGGAGCTCTTGTTGTTGCCCGAAGTCTTATTCCATCTTAGAAGGGGGCCACTTCTAGGAAGCATTCTTGGTCATGAAGACGAGAGATCTGTGTTGCGGAACTTGTTTTTGAATGCAGCATTTGATTTGTCCCTCCGAATGGTGGCTCCTCGCTGTctgatgcatagacaaggtggCACTTTTGAGGAACTACCTGCTTATAACCTTGCTATGCAATCTGATGCAGCGGTTGTTCTTGATCATGGCACTGATGTCTTCATTTGGTTG GGCGCGGAACTTGACGCTCAGGAGGGAAAAGGTGCAGCAGCATTGGCAGCTTGCAGAACTTTAGCTGAAGAGCTCACGGAAATGCGGTTTCCAGCTCCTCGGATTCTTGCATTCAAG GAAGGAAGTTCTCAGGCTCGATATTTTGTTTCCCGGCTGATACCGGCACACAAGGACCCTCCTTATGAACAG GAAGCAAGATTCCCACAGCTTCGTACTTTGACTGCAGAACAGAGAACGAAGTTGAAAAGCAGCTTCCTTTACTTTGACGATCCCAGTTTCTGTGAATGGATGCGG